The following nucleotide sequence is from Drosophila kikkawai strain 14028-0561.14 chromosome 2L, DkikHiC1v2, whole genome shotgun sequence.
CTCGTATGTTCGGCCGCTCTCGGCCGCTCGTTTCCTTCGGCTGTTCGTGGCCgctcgtgtgtgtgttcggCCGCTCGTCGTCTCTTCGTCGTTTGTTCTCTTAAATCTAGTCCCTACTCCTAAATCCCTAACTTAGTGTGCCCTTCGTGGGTCTTAGTATTTAACACTTATGTCCTAATGCTTAatactaaatataaatgttcTTACGTACTAGGAAAAATGGACTTAAATACTAAGAAAATGAgcttaatattataaaaatggaaatgatCTTACATACTACAAACATGGTTGTGAGGCTTCCTCACACTCCATCCCTACCTCGGGGGTGAGGAAGGACGGTGACGCGGTCTCCGCCGCGCGAGATCTGGACGCGGTACGTCGTGTCGCCCATCTCTATTAAGTACCGCAGGTACTTGGTAACCGGCTGCTGGAGGCGCGCCTGCACCTGCGCGATGAGCTCGGCGGGGAGCCATCCGCCCTGCGTGGTCCAGCCTGCAGGAGCGCGCACCCAGTCCTCTggttcgggttcgggttcggAGTCCGTCGATGCCTCCTCGTCCGAGTTTGGCTCTTCCTCAGGCCAAGGAGCGCGGCGTCGACGGCCTGCGTTGCGCAGGATGCCGGGGCGGTCGTCGGTGGGCGCGTCCGGGTCGCGGTCTGTCGGGGCGCGGCGGAAACGCCAGCGGTATTCATCTGTGGCGGGCAGTGGCCGTACCCGCTGTATCGGCCGGGGGGTGACCATGGTGCAGCCAGCGGTGACCTTGTCGGCGCTCCTTGGTGGAGGGACGCGCGTAGGTGCCGCTTGTAGCAGCCTCTCGGCGGCGGCTCGGGCTGTGGCTCGGCGACTGGCGTCAGCGGATGTTGTGGGCCCCTCTGGTGAGGCCAACAGCTCGGCCAAGAGTGGCCCAAGGGTGGCGCGGGCGTCAGGTGGCCCCGAGCGAGGGGGTGTCCTCTGGCCGGTGGCGATGTTGGGCGTGCTAGCGGCGGTACCGGCGTTGGTGTCGGCGTGAGGCAGAGTGGCGGGGGCCGTGTGGTTGCCCTGGCCAGTCGCGACACTGGTGCTGTGGTGTCCCTGGCTGCTGCCCCCAGCCCTGGCAAGGGTGGTGTCCAGGGTGACGGCAGGCGGTCCGCCGGCAGCGATTCCGGAGACTCTCGCGTCCCCGAAGGGCGTCGCGTTGGTGGTCCCGGTGGCTGCTGCCGCGGCCCGTGATGCGCCCATGAGGCGGGCAGTGGTCCCGTTGGGGTGATCCCGTGGGTCGGCCGTGGTCTTCCCGGCGTTGTCTTCCTCGTCGGAGATGAGGATGGCGTCCTGCGCCGGGTCTGGCTCCTCGTCTTCGCCGGAACTTATTTCCGTGATCTCCTCCTCGGAGATGTCCTCGTAGACCGCTCCCAGGGTTCCGGGAACGGCTACGGGCGGATGCCGGGCGACCATCGGCTCGACAGTCGGCGAGGCGGCCGGCGGCTCGTGGCTGGCCAAGGCGGCCATCAGCTCCTCGAGTGGAGCGGCGGTCAGGGGCTCATTGGGGGCCACGGCGGTGGTCATGGGCTCGTCCTGAGCCAAAACGGAGGTCATGGGCTCGTTGGGAGCCACAGCGGCGGTCACGGGCTCGTCGATAGCCCAAGCGGCGGTCACGGGCTCGTCGGTAGCCAAAGCGGGGGTCATGTCGGAGATCCTCAGTGCGGCCATCGACTCGTCGGGGGCCCCGGTGGCAGGCGGACTTGGGTTTCTGCCCCGTCCAGGTAGCGTCGCTTCTGCCTGGAAATCGCCCAGGCAGAACGGTGTCGGGACCCCGTCCTCGGCCAGGATCGCGGCCATCATGTCCTCGAAGGACAGCCCCTCGCACCAGGTCGGGCTGATCCTCGGCGAGGATGAGGATCGGGTGGCGGCCTCCACCCGCGGCGTGGGCTCCAGCGGGACGTCAGCGGGTGGTTCCGTGCTGGCCGTCGTAGCTGGCAGTGCGGCTAGCAGGGGTGTCCCGTCGACGTTGATTTGCTGCCGGATCGGGGCCAGCGGCGGTGGTGACCCAGCGCTGGTCGGTTTTGCAGCCGGGCGGGATCGCTGACCCGTGGCtgccggcggcggtggtgcgCCCTGGGCGTCCATCGCTGTGTGAGGTCGCCGTTGGATGGGCGTCAGTGGTGGTGGCGACTCGGGGTGGTCGCGGTTCGACGGGGCCGTTGGCGCAGGCTGGGCTGGACGCGATCGCGGCTTCGGCTGCTGGCGGTTGCGTTGCTCCTTGCGTGGCATCCTGAAATCGTTTGTGCGCTTGAAAGCTCACGCGCTACCATTTATAGCCAACGGACGGCGAGGGCGGTATCGAATAATCGATAGGTCGTGTGGCGTGGTTATCGTCCGGCGGCTAACTCTTTCCGACGATCTGGCAACTCTGTAGATGGACTCTGGATGGCTGTGGAGAGTAGAAAAATAAGGATTAGTTTCCTCCCCTGGAACTGGCGATTCCCCGTGGATTCCTGGCTATTCTCCTGTGGTCATGGTGTCTTGAGCGTGGATGATTTGAAGGAGAGCGGCCAGGATATGTTTTCCCCTTGCGGGGGTGGGGACGTTGGACGAGCGCACTCatcagcaagtggcccccacGATACCCTGGTCCTCTTTGGCCctggcgtcgtcgtcgtggtcATCATCTTGCCTGGTGCGTCCATCTGTCTGTGCTGGGTCGTTGCTCTGGCCGttttcgtcgtcgtcgttgtcgctgTCTTGGTGATATGGCTTCAGGTTCTGAATGCAGGCGGTGCGTCGGCGGCGGCTCCCCGGCATCTGTAGCCGTGCTATATTTGGAGAGGGGAACTTGATGACCCGGTATGGGCCCTCGTATTTGGATGCCAACTTGGCGGCAAAGCCTTCGGCGGCGTTTGACAAAACGTGGCGGCGCACGAGGACTAGGGATCCGAGTGGTGGTCTCCACTCGCGTCGGCGCAGGTTATAGTGCCTTCCTTGCTCTGCTGTGGCTCGTTCTGCGTTTTCCCGGGCGACCTGGAAGATGCTGTGGAGCTGCGTACTCCTCTCCGTTGGCGAAAGTTGAGCCGTTCCTCTTCCTGGAGTGACTTCGTCGTAAAGGGTGTTCGGCAGGCGTGGTTCCCGGCCCTGTACAAGGAAGGCGGGGCTGAATCCCGTAGTGTCCGATACGCTGCTGTTAATTGCCAGAGAGATCTCAGGCAGAAGGTGGTCCCAGGCACTCTGCGGCGAATCTCCAAGGTATTGTGCGATCATAGTCTTCACGGTCCGATTTGCCCTCTCCGTGGGGTTTTGCCGCGGCGTGTAAGGCGCGGTATGTTGTAATTCCATTCCCAGGGAATTGCAAAAAGCTTGAAAGGCCCGGCTGGTGAATTGCGTTCCATTATCGCAAACAAGAGTCCTTGGGAACCCAAACCGGCTGAGTATCCGCTCCCGAAATGCTCGCTCGAGGTACGGCACCGTTGCGCGGCGTAAGGGGACGAGTTCCACCCATTTACTGAAAATATCAAAGAAAACGAGGAGCACTGTGTTCCCTTGCTTGGATCGTGGTAGAGGTCCCACGAAGTCGGCGCACAGCACGTGAAAAGGCTCGTTGACTTGCCGTGTAAACATCTTTCCGGCCGGCTTTTCC
It contains:
- the LOC121502368 gene encoding calphotin-like — protein: MDAQGAPPPPAATGQRSRPAAKPTSAGSPPPLAPIRQQINVDGTPLLAALPATTASTEPPADVPLEPTPRVEAATRSSSSPRISPTWCEGLSFEDMMAAILAEDGVPTPFCLGDFQAEATLPGRGRNPSPPATGAPDESMAALRISDMTPALATDEPVTAAWAIDEPVTAAVAPNEPMTSVLAQDEPMTTAVAPNEPLTAAPLEELMAALASHEPPAASPTVEPMVARHPPVAVPGTLGAVYEDISEEEITEISSGEDEEPDPAQDAILISDEEDNAGKTTADPRDHPNGTTARLMGASRAAAAATGTTNATPFGDARVSGIAAGGPPAVTLDTTLARAGGSSQGHHSTSVATGQGNHTAPATLPHADTNAGTAASTPNIATGQRTPPRSGPPDARATLGPLLAELLASPEGPTTSADASRRATARAAAERLLQAAPTRVPPPRSADKVTAGCTMVTPRPIQRVRPLPATDEYRWRFRRAPTDRDPDAPTDDRPGILRNAGRRRRAPWPEEEPNSDEEASTDSEPEPEPEDWVRAPAGWTTQGGWLPAELIAQVQARLQQPVTKYLRYLIEMGDTTYRVQISRGGDRVTVLPHPRGRDGV